From one Mya arenaria isolate MELC-2E11 chromosome 4, ASM2691426v1 genomic stretch:
- the LOC128231418 gene encoding uncharacterized protein LOC128231418, with product MNVDTLLSEQEVQYKLSSLFFGLLLVALIFLALYILWKWCGEESNNSTVSKSTSGERLFMKPVYAHEIEPGIVVLQNENGDYFKILKEYDMKGGNQYGSLSCTKPEMTQPNRETEMLSSLPQSSCQPRDFPLHASAPPCLNDEVNSRMLERRSNGAEFRSVDFNLGSGTNPPPYGVP from the exons ATGAATGTGGACACATTGTTATCAGAGCA GGAGGTTCAATATAAATTGAGCAGCCTGTTTTTCGGACTTTTACTGGTTGCGTTGATATTTCTTGCCTTATACATTCTTTGGAAATGGTGCGGCGAGGAATCTAACAATTCGACTGTTTCAAAATCAACTTCCGGTGAAAGACTCTTTATGAAACCCGTATATGCACATGAAATTGAACCTGGAATAGTTGTACTGCAAAATGAAAACGGGGATTACTTCAAAATTTTGAAAGAATATGACATGAAGGGCGGTAACCAGTACGGTTCCTTGTCGTGTACGAAACCGGAAATGACGCAACCAAATCGGGAAACCGAAATGCTTTCAAGTCTTCCTCAATCGTCTTGCCAACCACGTGATTTCCCTCTTCATGCAAGCGCGCCGCCATGTTTGAATGATGAAGTCAACTCCAGAATGCTGGAAAGGAGAAGCAATGGTGCAGAGTTTCGATCAGTTGACTTTAATCTCGGGTCCGGAACAAATCCACCACCATATGGTGTTCCGTAA